The genomic region GCTGGTCTGCTACGTGCTGTTCATCTCGTACGGGCCCCGGAACCTGCTCCCGGAGGCCGTCGAGCCCCTGCTGTACTCGACGTATCCGGATACGCAGGTGCTGACCGGCGAGGTGAACTCGAACTCGAACGTGTTCCCGTCGCTGCACACCTCGCTGTCGGTCACGACGGCGACGCTGGCAGTTCGCCACCACGACGCCTACCCGAAGTGGACGCCGGTCGCCATCTGGGGTGCCGTCAGCGTCTGTCTGGCGACGATGTATCTGGGGATTCACTGGGGGACCGACGTCGCTGCGGGTATCGTACTCGGCGTCGGGAGCGTGTGGCTGGCCGGGCAGGTGGTGGACTGGGAGGAAGGGCGTTAGGCGTCGTCTCGCCAGGGGGCTTTCGGGTCGCACTGGGTCTGGGTGGTACTGTGCCCGTAGCCGAGACTGCCGTCCGGTTCGACCGAGACGGATGCCTGGACGCACCCGTTCTTGGCGACCAGTTGCTCGCTCGTGAACGCGGTGACGGTCGGGTCGTCGTCGAGTCGGACGCGAATCTCCCAGTGACCCGGCGCTGGGTCGAAGTCCGGTGGAGCGACGAGCGCATTGTAGAGTCGCTGGTCGGTCCGCCCACGGATCGGAATCGACTCCTGGAACTGCCGGGATTCGTCGCGCCACAGGTCGAGATGGAACGTGTGTGGCTCGGGGCGCTCGTTCTTCAGGTAGACCGCGACCAATCTCGCCGGGTCGTCGGCACCGTTTGCGCTGAAACAACCCGCGAACGCACCAGCCACCCCTGCCGAGACGCTTCCGAGGAGGGTTCGGCGTGACACCGGCCGCATGATACCGTACAGGAGGACGAGCGCGAGTATAACTGGCGTACTTGCTATGTTGGCTGTCCGCCCACCTGTCGCACACGCCTGTCAGGGTCGAGAACGAGGGAGTGGAGCCAGAAGCGACGAGAAGAGACGAGATAGCCGTCGCACAGCCGGTTCAGGGTCAGATTCGGCTCCGGAAGGAGGGATGTGAATGCAGGGAGAGGCAGATACTGAGAGACCAGAATGGGAGTTCGACGGGTGCGAGGACGGGTCGTCGTGAGGCGGCTGGATTCGGGTGTTTCGCCGGGATCGACACCGGCTCATCGACCGGCGAACGACCGAGTACCAGCAGGGGAAATCGCAAGACTACACCCGTGTCTGAAGATATCCGGGATGGACAGCAGCTGTCGCAGTCGGCTCCCGGATTGCGGTTTCCCTACTGTGACGGCCTCTACCTGTCGAATACGGATATCTGAACGGTCCTCGATTGCATCAACACTGGCCGTCTCTGTCCCGTCGCCTCACCTAGTTAACGTACCACCTCATCGCGACGCCACCTTCCGGAGGACAGACCGAGTCTGAACGAACACAGAACCGAGGAGACGGCCAGCCGGCGTCGCTCGATGGCTCGATTCCCGCGATACCAGGTCTGTGCCACCGCGAGAACACTGGCCGAGACTGGAGGGGTTACACCGGCTGCTCTCGGTGGCCGGTCGCAAAGCGGCCGGCTTCTGTCAGTTCCCTCACTCCCGCTTCGCGCCGGGGTTGCTCACCGCGCCGTTCGCGGCGGAGCCGAAGTCGCGGCAGTACTTCGCGAGCACGCCGGTCGTGTACGACGGTTCCGGCTCCTCGCGCGCGTCGAGCCGTTCCTGAATCTCCTCGTCGGAGACGTCCACGGAGAGTTCGCGGTTCGGGATGTCGACGGTCACGACGTCACCGTCTTCGAGCGCACCGATGGGGCCGCCGGCGTAGGACTCGGGGGCGACGTGGCCGATCATCGGGCCGCGGGTCGCGCCGGAGAAGCGGCCGTCGGTGAGCAGCGCCACGTCGTCTTCGTGGCCCGCGCCGACCACCGCGGCGGTGACGCCGAGCATCTCGCGCATGCCGGGGCCGCCCTGTGGGCCTTCGTTCCGAATCGCAATCACGTCGCCCGATTCGATGTGGCCCTCCTGGACGTACCGCATCGCGTCCTCCTCGCTCTCGAAGACGCGGACGGGGCCCTCGTGGTAGAAGTTGTCCTCGCCGGTGACCTTCAGGACCGCGCCGTCGGGTGCGAGGTTGCCAGTCAGAATCTTGATGGCACCCTCCTCGTGGAGCGGCTCGTCGACCGGGTAGAGGAAGTCCACGTCGATGTCCGCGTCGTCGGGAAGGTCGCCTTCGGCTTCGAGGTGGGCGATCTCCTCGGCCATCGTTCTCCCAGTCACGGTCATGGCATCGCCGTGGAGGTAGCCGCCCTCCAGCAGGCGACGGAACACGACCGGGACGCCCCCGACCTCGTGCAGGTCGTTCATGACCCTGGTGCCGCCGGGCTGGAGGTCGGCGATCTTCGGCGTGCGCTTCGATATCTCGTCGAACTCCTCGATGGAGAGGTCGATGCCCGCCTCGGCGGCGAGCGCGAGCAGGTGGAGCACCGCGTTGGTGGAGCCGCCGATGGCGACCTGCAGGGCGATGGCGTTCTCGAAGGACTCCTTCGTGAGGATGTCCGAGGGACGGCGGTCCTCCTCGACCACTTCGAGGGCGAGTTCGCCCGCGCGGCGGGCGACCTCGTAGCGTTCCTCGTCTTCGGCGGGCGGACTTGCGGAGCCGAGGGGGGCCATCCCGAGCGCCTCGGAGATGGAGGCCATCGTGTTCGCGGTGAACATCCCGCCACAGGAGCCCGCGCCGGGGCAAGCGTGGCGTTCGAGGTCGTCCAGCTCCTCCTCGGTCATGTCGCCGGAGGCCACTGCCCCGACGCCCTCGAAGACGTTCTGGACCGTGACCTCGCGGCCCTCGTGCTCGCCGGGCATGATGGAACCGCCGTAGAGGAAGACGGAGGGCAGGTCGGTGCGGATGGATGCCATCAGCATCCCGGGGAGGTTCTTGTCACAGCCCGCGACGGTGACGAGTGCGTCCATGCGCTCGCCGAAGGAGACCAGCTCGACGGAGTCCGCGATGACCTCGCGCGAGATGAGCGAGGCCTTCATCCCTTCAGTTCCCATCGAGATGGCGTCCGAGATGGTGATGGTGCCGAACTCGATGGGCATGCCCTCGGCGTTCTCGACGCCCTCGATGGCGGCGTCGGCCACGTCGTCGAGGTGGACGTTACACGGTGTGATGTCGGCGGCGGGGTTCGCCACACCGACCATCGGGGAGGAGAGGTCGGCGTCGTCGTACCCCATCGCACGGAACATCGCCCGGTGGGGGGCGCGTTCCGGTCCCTCCGTGACCTCGCGGCTTCGGAGGTGCTCTGGTTTGTCCGGTCGGTCGTTCATGCTCGGGTGGTAGCCACGAGACGCCTTAAGTCCCGCCGACGGGACAGATGTTGCTGTCGAAGGCGGGGGTGGTGCCGGTGATTCGACCCGGCGAGACGCCATCCCGGTCGGTGTCCTGCGCTGACTCCGCAACAACACCAATAGTTTGTAACTAATCCGGAATAACCTTAATCTATATTCGAGTGAAAATCTAGTGGGTTTATCTATTATGTACTATTACTTCGCAGATGCATGTCAGAGGAAGACAGCCACACCACTGCGACGCACACTCACGACCAACCCACGACGACACGGCGTGGGGCGCTCCGCGGCATCGGCGCGGCCATCCTCGGGACCGTCGGCGGCGCAGCCGCCCTTTCGGCAAACAGCGAACCCGTCAGCGCCGCCGCTGGCGAGGACGCAGTCCTCCAGTACTACCACACTCCGTGGACCGAGATCACCGGGAACATGAGCAAAGTGGCGGACGCGGGCTACGCGGCCATCCAGGTCCCGCCGCCACAGAAGAGCAAACTGAGCTGGGACGACCAGGACGAGAACAACCACCCGCCGCTGGGCTACCAGCCCATCGACAACGACTCCTTCGACAGCGCGTTCGGGACCGAGGCCGAGTACCGCGAAATGATCTCGACCGCCCACCAGCACGGCGTCGAGGTGTACGCCGACATCGTCCTCAACCACATGGCGTACATCGGCGACGGCGAGTTCGACTTCCCCGAGTTCTCCCGACCGGACTTCCACGACTGCCGCTCCATCGACGACTGGGACGACCAGTGGCAGGTCGAGAACTGCGACCTGCTCGGCCTCAAAGACCTGGAACAGGAGTCCTCGTACGTCCGCGGCGAGCTCAAGGAGTACATGGGCAAGATCGCCGACTGCGGGGCCGATGGCCTGCGCTACGACGCGGCCAAGCACGTGCCCAAGTGGTTCTGGCGCGACTACGCCAACCAGTGGGCCGACGAGTTCGGCCTCGACTACCGCGTCGCCGAGGTTTTCCACAGCGACCTGAACTACGTCGAACCCTACGCCGACACCGGCATGAGCGTCACCGACTACCCGCTGTACAACGCCATCCAGGGCGCGTTCAGCGACGGCGGCAGCTTCACCAACCTCGACGGCGCTGGTGTCGTCAACCAGAACCCGTTCGCCGCCCAGACGTTCGTGGCGAACCACGACAGCGGGTTCCCACAGTACACCGACCTCGCGCGCGCCTTCGTCCTGACCTACGAGGGCTATCCGCGCCTGTACAAGGCCGGCCTCGACGACAGCTACGTCAACCAGCTGCTCTGGATCCGTAACAACCTCTGCGGCGGGCCCGCCTACACCCGGTACGTCGACGACGACCTCTACATCTACGAGCGCTACCAGAACGTGCTCGTCGGCCTCAACAAGACCGACCAGTGGCGCGGCGAGTGGGTGTACACCGGCTGGACGGACACCACCCTCAAAGACTACTCGGGCAGCGCTGCCGACGAGACCGTCAACAGCGACGGCTGGGTCCAGGTCTGGTTCCCGCCGAAGGGCTACGCCGCGTTCGCACCGTACTGACCCCGCGACAACGACGGCCGGGCCGTCGTGCCCCACGACAGGCCGTCATCCCGACTCCATCGCCCGCACACCACACCCGTCAGCCACTGCGTGTCCCCTTCCCGACGTATCGGGCCGTGCCGTCCCGTGGCGCAGGCTCCCGGACAGGAACAGGTTAGGGGACTGTCGTCTCGGATTTCAAAACCTTCTTGCGCGCCGCAAGTAGATGAACCGATATGGACCCCGTCGTCGCCGTCGCCCACTATCCCGAAGGAGCCGGCCACGCCACACGCATGCTCGCGGTGGCACAGGCCCTCGAAGCCCGCGGGGCAGCAGTCCACCTCGCCGGTGGTGGCCCCGGCCAGGAGTTCGTCGAGTGCCAGGGCTACGACGAGTTCGTCCCCGCCAACGTCGACTACATCGGGGACTACCAGAACGGTGGAAACCTCCTCCGCGTGCTCACCCACAGCGTCCCGATGAGCGGCAAGCGCGTCCTCGACTACGCGGGCTGGCTCCGCCGGCTCGACCCGGACG from Haloarchaeobius sp. HME9146 harbors:
- a CDS encoding alpha-amylase domain-containing protein, which gives rise to MSEEDSHTTATHTHDQPTTTRRGALRGIGAAILGTVGGAAALSANSEPVSAAAGEDAVLQYYHTPWTEITGNMSKVADAGYAAIQVPPPQKSKLSWDDQDENNHPPLGYQPIDNDSFDSAFGTEAEYREMISTAHQHGVEVYADIVLNHMAYIGDGEFDFPEFSRPDFHDCRSIDDWDDQWQVENCDLLGLKDLEQESSYVRGELKEYMGKIADCGADGLRYDAAKHVPKWFWRDYANQWADEFGLDYRVAEVFHSDLNYVEPYADTGMSVTDYPLYNAIQGAFSDGGSFTNLDGAGVVNQNPFAAQTFVANHDSGFPQYTDLARAFVLTYEGYPRLYKAGLDDSYVNQLLWIRNNLCGGPAYTRYVDDDLYIYERYQNVLVGLNKTDQWRGEWVYTGWTDTTLKDYSGSAADETVNSDGWVQVWFPPKGYAAFAPY
- the ilvD gene encoding dihydroxy-acid dehydratase; translation: MNDRPDKPEHLRSREVTEGPERAPHRAMFRAMGYDDADLSSPMVGVANPAADITPCNVHLDDVADAAIEGVENAEGMPIEFGTITISDAISMGTEGMKASLISREVIADSVELVSFGERMDALVTVAGCDKNLPGMLMASIRTDLPSVFLYGGSIMPGEHEGREVTVQNVFEGVGAVASGDMTEEELDDLERHACPGAGSCGGMFTANTMASISEALGMAPLGSASPPAEDEERYEVARRAGELALEVVEEDRRPSDILTKESFENAIALQVAIGGSTNAVLHLLALAAEAGIDLSIEEFDEISKRTPKIADLQPGGTRVMNDLHEVGGVPVVFRRLLEGGYLHGDAMTVTGRTMAEEIAHLEAEGDLPDDADIDVDFLYPVDEPLHEEGAIKILTGNLAPDGAVLKVTGEDNFYHEGPVRVFESEEDAMRYVQEGHIESGDVIAIRNEGPQGGPGMREMLGVTAAVVGAGHEDDVALLTDGRFSGATRGPMIGHVAPESYAGGPIGALEDGDVVTVDIPNRELSVDVSDEEIQERLDAREEPEPSYTTGVLAKYCRDFGSAANGAVSNPGAKRE